The following proteins are co-located in the Streptomyces sp. NBC_01198 genome:
- a CDS encoding copper resistance CopC/CopD family protein: MLLATAAPVSAHAALIRTVPADGSVVQTAPQQVVLTFSEGVLLSADSLRVLDPAGANVATGAPGHAAGKGSGSTATVALRSGLGNGTYTVAWKAVSQDSHPVAGAFTFSVGAASKTIVDLSDQAALGGGAAGTLYGVARYFAYGGFALLVGGCVFLSVCWPRGALLRPLQRLVAGGWATLVAATIALIMLRGPYVNGSGLGDAFDLGIIRAQLETRPGAALISRLLLLAAAAVFLAVLFGSYAKREDPEERADLAWGLGIGGSVVAVGIAATWAMAEHASVGIQRKVAMPVDVVHLLSMAVWLGGLITLLTALSAPSTAGTVERAAVRRFSTIALTAVTALVCTGTYQAWRQIGTWRAFTDTSYGRLLLIKIGLVGALVCVAWFSRRWTRSIGEPAAMATATAGKVGRQTARQTVKAAAGGSEAAEATGAREQVKDKAGDPDAGGPEPDAGSASGTDAGKDRAAGDPRRTAQLRRQQDARTAAREKKARDADPARVALRRSVLAEVGIAVVLLTVTTMLTGSQPGRAAEEQKALAPAPAGPGVTAPVTRVPQDVDLRIPFDTGGPHGKGTADLELSPAKAGADAVVHLELSDAAGLPVTAPEVRLAFTLPAQNLGPLSAKVTSFGAGHWIASNVRLPLAGSWQVTLTVRTSDIDEVTVTRNVQVAS; encoded by the coding sequence GTGCTGCTGGCCACGGCCGCGCCCGTGTCCGCGCACGCCGCGCTGATCCGTACCGTCCCGGCGGACGGCTCCGTGGTGCAGACCGCGCCGCAGCAGGTGGTGCTCACCTTCTCCGAGGGTGTGCTGCTGTCCGCCGACTCGCTGCGGGTGCTCGACCCGGCCGGGGCGAACGTGGCCACGGGCGCGCCCGGCCATGCCGCGGGCAAGGGCTCCGGGTCCACCGCCACGGTCGCGCTGCGCAGCGGGCTCGGCAACGGCACGTACACCGTCGCCTGGAAGGCCGTCTCGCAGGACAGCCATCCGGTCGCGGGCGCGTTCACCTTCTCGGTGGGCGCGGCCTCGAAGACCATCGTCGACCTGTCGGACCAGGCCGCACTCGGCGGCGGCGCCGCGGGCACCCTCTACGGCGTCGCCCGCTACTTCGCCTACGGCGGCTTCGCGCTGCTGGTCGGCGGCTGCGTCTTCCTGTCCGTGTGCTGGCCCCGCGGCGCGCTCCTGCGCCCGCTGCAGCGGCTCGTCGCCGGCGGCTGGGCCACCCTGGTCGCGGCCACCATCGCGCTGATCATGCTGCGCGGCCCCTACGTCAACGGCAGCGGGCTGGGCGACGCCTTCGACCTGGGCATCATCCGCGCCCAGTTGGAGACCAGGCCCGGCGCCGCGCTGATCTCCCGGCTGCTGCTGCTCGCCGCCGCCGCGGTCTTCCTCGCCGTGCTCTTCGGGAGCTACGCCAAACGGGAGGACCCGGAGGAACGCGCCGACCTGGCCTGGGGCCTGGGCATCGGCGGCAGCGTCGTCGCCGTCGGCATCGCCGCCACCTGGGCGATGGCCGAGCACGCCTCGGTCGGAATCCAGCGCAAGGTGGCGATGCCGGTCGACGTGGTCCATCTGCTGTCCATGGCGGTCTGGCTCGGCGGACTGATCACCCTGCTGACGGCGCTCAGCGCGCCCTCCACCGCAGGTACGGTCGAACGCGCCGCGGTACGCCGCTTCTCCACCATCGCGCTGACCGCGGTCACCGCGCTGGTGTGCACCGGCACCTACCAGGCGTGGCGGCAGATCGGCACCTGGCGCGCCTTCACCGACACCTCGTACGGGCGGCTGCTGCTGATCAAGATCGGGCTGGTCGGCGCGCTGGTGTGCGTCGCCTGGTTCTCGCGCCGCTGGACGCGTTCGATCGGCGAGCCCGCGGCCATGGCGACGGCGACGGCCGGGAAGGTCGGCCGGCAGACGGCCCGGCAGACCGTGAAGGCGGCCGCCGGCGGGTCGGAGGCCGCCGAGGCGACCGGCGCCCGGGAGCAGGTCAAGGACAAGGCAGGCGACCCCGACGCCGGGGGCCCGGAGCCGGACGCGGGTTCCGCGAGCGGTACGGACGCGGGCAAGGACCGGGCGGCGGGGGATCCGCGGCGTACGGCGCAGCTGCGCAGGCAGCAGGACGCCCGCACGGCCGCCCGGGAGAAGAAGGCCCGCGACGCCGACCCCGCCAGGGTCGCGCTGCGCCGCTCGGTGCTGGCCGAGGTCGGGATCGCCGTGGTCCTGCTGACCGTCACCACGATGCTGACCGGCAGCCAGCCGGGCCGCGCCGCGGAGGAGCAGAAGGCGCTGGCACCCGCGCCCGCCGGCCCCGGCGTGACCGCCCCGGTGACCCGCGTGCCGCAGGACGTCGACCTGCGCATCCCGTTCGACACCGGCGGCCCCCACGGCAAGGGCACCGCGGATCTGGAGCTGTCGCCCGCCAAGGCAGGCGCCGACGCCGTGGTCCACCTGGAGCTGAGCGACGCGGCCGGTCTGCCGGTGACGGCACCGGAGGTGCGGCTGGCCTTCACCCTGCCCGCGCAGAATCTCGGCCCGCTCTCGGCCAAGGTGACCTCCTTCGGGGCCGGCCACTGGATCGCGTCGAACGTGCGGCTGCCGCTGGCCGGCAGCTGGCAGGTCACGCTGACCGTCCGCACCTCCGACATCGACGAGGTGACGGTGACAAGGAACGTGCAGGTCGCGTCGTGA
- the efeB gene encoding iron uptake transporter deferrochelatase/peroxidase subunit translates to MSKTARTGARRGDAATRAPGTEAAAMDSGAAKADDEAAVQDETAVQGDALTQRRSAPISRRRLLGTAGAAGAAGLVAGGAAGAGVAVAVDTEPTALATVGSAHIPFEGIRQAGIVQPGQACGHLVAFDLVRGADRRAAAALMRRWSDAVRTMTAADRPSAPAAYDDQVAYDAGPSSLTVTFGFGRSFFGRTGLDAALPEALAPLPDFAGDRLDAARSNGDLWVQIGADDALVAFHALRALQKAARGTAAVRWQMNGFNRTPGATPHPMTGRNLMGQIDGTNNPKPSDPDFERRVFVPAAGSPRWMAGGSYVVVRRIRMLLDDWDHLSVARQEKVIGRRKSDGAPLSGGTEFTPVDLGRINADGAFAVAGDAHIRVAAAASNGGAAMLRRAFSYHDGIGTDGTPDAGLLFVAWQADPLKGFVPVQRKLDGGDGLSRFLRHESSGLFAVPGGPGRGEYVGQHLLEG, encoded by the coding sequence ATGAGCAAGACAGCAAGGACCGGGGCGCGCCGCGGTGACGCCGCGACGCGCGCCCCGGGAACGGAGGCCGCGGCAATGGACTCCGGCGCCGCCAAGGCGGATGACGAGGCCGCGGTACAGGACGAAACCGCGGTACAGGGCGACGCCTTGACGCAGCGGCGGTCCGCGCCGATCAGCCGGAGGCGCCTGCTCGGCACCGCGGGCGCGGCCGGTGCGGCCGGGCTGGTCGCCGGCGGCGCGGCCGGCGCGGGCGTGGCGGTGGCGGTGGACACCGAGCCGACCGCGCTGGCCACGGTCGGCTCGGCGCACATCCCCTTCGAGGGGATCCGGCAGGCCGGCATCGTGCAGCCCGGGCAGGCGTGCGGCCACCTGGTGGCCTTCGACCTTGTGCGGGGCGCCGACCGCCGGGCCGCCGCCGCGCTGATGCGGCGCTGGTCGGACGCGGTGCGCACGATGACGGCGGCGGACCGCCCGTCGGCTCCGGCGGCGTACGACGACCAGGTCGCCTACGACGCCGGTCCCTCCTCGCTGACCGTCACCTTCGGTTTCGGCCGCAGCTTCTTCGGGCGTACCGGTCTCGACGCCGCCCTACCCGAGGCGCTGGCGCCACTGCCGGACTTCGCGGGCGACCGGCTGGACGCCGCCCGCAGCAACGGCGACCTGTGGGTGCAGATCGGCGCGGACGACGCGCTGGTCGCCTTCCACGCGCTGCGGGCGCTGCAGAAGGCGGCCCGCGGCACCGCGGCGGTGCGCTGGCAGATGAACGGCTTCAACCGCACCCCGGGGGCCACCCCGCACCCGATGACCGGCCGCAATCTGATGGGGCAGATCGACGGCACGAACAATCCCAAGCCTTCCGACCCGGACTTCGAACGGCGCGTCTTCGTACCGGCGGCGGGGTCGCCGCGGTGGATGGCGGGCGGCTCCTACGTGGTGGTGCGGCGGATCCGGATGCTGCTCGACGACTGGGACCACCTGAGCGTGGCACGCCAGGAGAAGGTGATCGGGCGGCGCAAGTCGGACGGGGCGCCGCTGTCGGGCGGCACCGAGTTCACCCCGGTCGACCTGGGCAGGATCAACGCCGACGGGGCGTTCGCCGTCGCGGGTGACGCCCACATCCGGGTTGCCGCCGCCGCGTCCAACGGCGGCGCGGCCATGCTGCGGCGGGCGTTCTCCTATCACGACGGCATCGGGACGGACGGCACTCCGGACGCCGGGCTGCTCTTCGTGGCGTGGCAGGCCGACCCGCTGAAGGGCTTCGTCCCCGTGCAGCGCAAACTCGACGGCGGCGACGGCCTGTCGCGCTTCCTGCGCCACGAGTCGAGCGGCCTGTTCGCGGTGCCGGGCGGACCGGGTCGGGGCGAGTACGTGGGGCAGCACCTCCTGGAGGGCTGA
- a CDS encoding ATP-binding protein, which produces MSIWWSLHLRREAASVPLARRLLLGTMETAGVDPDISFDLSVALSEACANAVEHAGSATGYCVTALIDGDCCRIEVADSGPGSTRDRTSEFDRTPELDRKPDWVLHPARPLTHRGQYAEHGRGLFLIEALVDHVRFHDRPGHGTVVSFDKVLKWRDDALLKAS; this is translated from the coding sequence ATGAGCATCTGGTGGTCCCTCCATTTGCGGCGCGAGGCTGCGAGCGTGCCGCTCGCCCGGAGACTTCTGCTGGGGACCATGGAGACCGCCGGGGTCGACCCCGACATCTCCTTCGACCTCTCGGTGGCATTGTCCGAGGCGTGCGCCAACGCCGTGGAACACGCCGGATCGGCGACCGGCTACTGCGTCACCGCCCTGATCGACGGTGACTGCTGCCGGATCGAGGTCGCCGACTCCGGGCCGGGTTCAACCCGCGACCGCACGTCCGAGTTCGACCGCACGCCCGAACTCGACCGCAAACCCGACTGGGTCCTGCACCCGGCCCGGCCGCTGACCCACCGGGGCCAGTACGCCGAGCACGGGCGGGGACTGTTCCTGATCGAAGCGCTGGTGGACCATGTGCGCTTCCACGACCGGCCAGGGCACGGCACGGTCGTGTCCTTCGACAAGGTGCTGAAGTGGCGTGACGACGCGCTGCTGAAGGCGTCCTGA
- a CDS encoding YcnI family copper-binding membrane protein, protein MSTSRMSRLRGRAAAVTALAGATVLLAAVPAFAHVTVQPNTATKGSYSTIAFKVPNERDGASTIKIEVNLPTDHPIASVSLQPVPGWTGQVTTSKLATPIKTDDGTVDQAVTKITWSGGKIAPGQFQQFPVSFGPLPSDAAALSFKTLQTYSNGEVVRWIEIPQAGQAEPQNPAPTLTLTAPADEGAATATATGTPAPAPASDSKGTTQASSGGSDSDGTARALGVVGIVIGAAGVGFGVFAGRRRTASQDGPGGGSAA, encoded by the coding sequence ATGAGCACTTCCCGCATGTCACGCCTGCGCGGCCGCGCCGCCGCCGTCACCGCGCTCGCCGGTGCCACCGTCCTGCTGGCCGCGGTCCCGGCCTTCGCCCACGTCACCGTGCAGCCGAACACCGCGACCAAGGGCAGCTACAGCACGATCGCCTTCAAGGTGCCCAACGAGCGGGACGGCGCGTCCACCATCAAGATCGAGGTCAACCTGCCGACCGATCACCCGATCGCGTCGGTGTCGCTGCAGCCGGTCCCGGGCTGGACCGGGCAGGTGACGACGTCGAAGCTGGCCACCCCGATCAAGACCGACGACGGCACCGTCGACCAGGCCGTCACGAAGATCACCTGGAGCGGCGGGAAGATCGCGCCCGGGCAGTTCCAGCAGTTCCCGGTGTCCTTCGGGCCGCTGCCCTCGGACGCCGCCGCCCTGTCGTTCAAGACACTGCAGACCTACAGCAACGGCGAAGTCGTGCGCTGGATCGAGATCCCGCAGGCGGGCCAGGCGGAGCCGCAGAATCCCGCGCCGACCCTGACGCTGACCGCACCGGCCGACGAGGGCGCGGCCACCGCCACCGCCACGGGCACGCCCGCTCCCGCCCCCGCCTCGGACAGCAAGGGCACCACGCAGGCCTCCTCCGGCGGCAGCGACAGCGACGGCACCGCGCGCGCCCTGGGCGTCGTGGGCATCGTCATCGGCGCGGCAGGCGTCGGCTTCGGGGTCTTCGCCGGGCGCCGCCGCACCGCCTCGCAGGACGGCCCCGGCGGCGGCAGCGCCGCCTGA
- a CDS encoding SCO family protein: protein MRTTVKTGAVALAAACALLLTGCGGSSGSSDASSGAGSLAQVQGGSDQPGTLLDTPFTKPQLQLTDNHGKPFDLVKQTAGHPTLLFFGYTHCPDVCPTTMSDLALAKAKLPRADQDKLRVVFVSSDPQRDTPARLTEWLGAMDKSFIGLTGDFTAIQSAARSVGVGIEAPVKESDGSISVTHGAEVLAFWPKDNKGHVLYMSGTTAEQFAHDLPKIIRSEAP, encoded by the coding sequence ATGCGTACCACCGTCAAGACCGGCGCCGTCGCACTGGCTGCCGCCTGCGCTCTCCTGCTCACCGGCTGCGGGGGCTCCTCCGGCAGCTCCGACGCCTCCTCCGGCGCCGGCTCCCTGGCGCAGGTGCAGGGCGGCAGCGACCAGCCGGGCACGCTGCTCGACACGCCCTTCACCAAGCCGCAGTTGCAGCTCACCGACAACCACGGCAAGCCGTTCGACCTCGTCAAGCAGACCGCCGGCCACCCCACCCTGCTCTTCTTCGGCTACACCCACTGCCCGGACGTCTGCCCGACCACCATGAGCGACCTGGCGCTGGCCAAAGCCAAGCTGCCCAGGGCCGACCAGGACAAGCTGCGGGTCGTCTTCGTCAGCTCCGACCCGCAACGCGACACCCCCGCCCGGCTGACCGAGTGGCTCGGCGCGATGGACAAGAGCTTCATCGGCCTGACCGGTGACTTCACCGCCATCCAGAGCGCGGCGCGTTCGGTGGGCGTCGGCATCGAGGCACCGGTCAAGGAGAGCGACGGCAGCATCTCCGTCACCCATGGCGCCGAGGTGCTGGCGTTCTGGCCCAAGGACAACAAGGGGCACGTGCTCTACATGTCCGGGACCACGGCCGAGCAGTTCGCGCACGACCTGCCCAAGATCATCAGGAGTGAGGCGCCGTGA
- a CDS encoding copper chaperone PCu(A)C — MRRRRALLGALGGVVAVAAASGAAAGLAGHGSGPGSGSPARLTVSEGYIPRPLLTDEAAAYVTVSNSGGTDAQLTSVSTSLAAHVTLHTTTGTTMRQVTALTVPAGGRLTLGTGGDHLMLETLTHMPSVGERITLRLHFTHATPATVTVTVPVRPTTYHPRG; from the coding sequence GTGAGAAGGCGGCGCGCGCTGCTGGGCGCGCTGGGCGGGGTCGTGGCGGTGGCCGCGGCGAGCGGCGCCGCGGCCGGTCTGGCCGGGCACGGCTCGGGTCCCGGCAGCGGGAGCCCGGCCAGGCTGACGGTGAGCGAGGGATACATACCGCGGCCTTTGCTGACCGACGAAGCCGCCGCCTATGTGACGGTGTCCAACAGCGGAGGCACGGACGCACAATTGACGTCGGTGAGCACCTCGCTCGCCGCGCACGTCACGCTGCACACCACGACCGGCACCACCATGCGCCAGGTGACCGCGCTGACCGTGCCGGCCGGCGGCCGGCTCACCCTCGGCACCGGCGGCGACCACCTGATGCTGGAAACTCTCACCCACATGCCCTCGGTGGGCGAGCGGATCACCCTACGGCTCCACTTCACCCACGCCACGCCCGCGACGGTCACGGTCACCGTGCCCGTGCGGCCGACCACGTATCACCCGAGGGGCTGA
- the pheA gene encoding prephenate dehydratase, with product MSSASRYTYLGPEGTFTEAALRSLPEAATRELVPMVSVPAALDAVRGGEAGGALVPIENSVEGGITATLDELAFGEPLMIYREVLLPIAFALLVRPGTDLTGVKTVTGHPAAQIQVRQWLAEHLPDAVWESAASNADGARLVQEGRFDGAFAGEFAAPTYGLEALATEIHDAQNATTRFVLAGRPARLAAPTGADKTSAVFWLRDDHPGALLEMLQEFAIRGVNLMRIESRPTGEGLGQYCFSVDAEGHLTDRRVGEALMGLRRRCLNVRFLGSYPRADKVSGTVARGTGDAEFTDAADWLNRALDGRG from the coding sequence ATGTCGTCAGCGAGCCGCTATACGTATCTGGGCCCCGAAGGCACCTTCACCGAGGCCGCGTTGCGCTCGCTGCCGGAGGCCGCGACCCGCGAGCTGGTGCCGATGGTCTCGGTGCCCGCCGCGCTGGACGCGGTGCGCGGCGGCGAGGCGGGCGGGGCGCTGGTGCCGATCGAGAACTCGGTGGAGGGCGGCATCACCGCCACCCTGGACGAGCTGGCCTTCGGCGAGCCGCTGATGATCTACCGCGAGGTGCTGCTGCCCATCGCGTTCGCGCTGCTCGTACGCCCCGGCACGGACCTGACCGGGGTGAAGACGGTCACCGGGCATCCGGCCGCGCAGATCCAGGTGCGGCAGTGGCTGGCCGAGCACCTGCCCGACGCGGTGTGGGAGTCGGCGGCGTCCAACGCGGACGGCGCCCGGCTGGTGCAGGAAGGCCGTTTCGACGGCGCCTTCGCGGGGGAGTTCGCCGCGCCGACCTACGGCCTCGAAGCGCTGGCCACCGAGATCCATGACGCGCAGAACGCGACGACGCGCTTCGTGCTGGCCGGCCGCCCGGCCCGGCTGGCGGCGCCGACCGGCGCCGACAAGACCTCCGCGGTCTTCTGGCTGCGCGACGACCATCCCGGTGCGCTGCTTGAAATGCTGCAGGAGTTCGCGATCCGCGGGGTCAACCTGATGCGGATCGAGTCCCGGCCGACCGGCGAGGGCCTGGGGCAGTACTGCTTCTCGGTGGACGCCGAGGGCCACCTGACCGACCGGCGGGTCGGCGAGGCGCTGATGGGGCTGCGGCGGCGCTGCCTGAACGTACGTTTCCTCGGCTCGTACCCGCGCGCCGACAAGGTGTCCGGAACGGTGGCGCGCGGCACCGGGGACGCGGAGTTCACCGACGCCGCGGACTGGCTGAACCGGGCCCTCGACGGGCGCGGCTGA